In Staphylococcus lloydii, the following proteins share a genomic window:
- a CDS encoding helix-turn-helix transcriptional regulator, giving the protein MNELIELRIPLTLFIERETSLAHCYFDFDLLNNPNVLHHLITPHLCIRYSNTTISTSDIGSIISLLLKETKCTLPHPYVPQVTTKHKLLNDILTYINNHLNDAIHTQTVAQHFFISQSYISILFSNVMRMHFKNYVISLKIALSLHDLLSPNQSIQSVARAYSFMNLSTFTKHFKSYLNVPPKVYIHQYNKQMSLCQSDLKINLITQDYNKLLTNNQQQETTPLPYTLNLNTSWQTQSFPIPMTFITIKDIATLSKLIHIQDDYFNLTNFSKPHIYIEQLATSNLTPFNIKLILAILPKLKSKNCCLVLPIYSIAFYQLLERQLLKIIDSNCTYYPYYKSIKFVIHDDCLSATQLDSLKRLIRKRYPNINIGASLDNYINKPQSNFASTINFVRDSNMDFYFINQHFATLIYKLTHTTQTINGCEALLSFIKDLKSYAKLLIFTHIATDDINNYFNAYTEINDVKISRFLIELSQHIGGFGFPLLQEHNTDIAVLNPSTSSMSLIHIYSMLLPFMGQNIHFHELGLLMTKDNTFEILFYDGAHTINASSQYLITIKHEFTQHFQVFNRVLGPSSNLFTKPLANNTSIDTLQLDKMLLDNFSKVNTPNDYIKVHKHNVPLEVLVDKGSLHYLKLYT; this is encoded by the coding sequence GTGAATGAACTGATAGAGTTGAGAATTCCTTTAACGTTATTCATAGAACGTGAAACATCGCTTGCACATTGTTATTTCGACTTTGATTTACTCAATAATCCAAATGTATTGCATCATCTTATTACGCCTCATCTATGCATCCGTTATAGTAATACAACAATTTCAACGAGTGACATTGGCAGCATTATTTCCTTATTGCTTAAAGAGACTAAATGCACTTTGCCTCATCCGTATGTGCCACAAGTCACAACAAAACATAAATTATTGAATGATATATTAACTTATATAAATAATCACTTGAACGATGCCATACATACTCAAACCGTCGCACAACATTTTTTCATATCACAATCTTATATTTCTATTTTGTTCTCCAACGTCATGCGTATGCATTTTAAAAATTATGTAATCAGCCTAAAAATAGCTTTATCATTACATGATTTGTTATCACCTAACCAAAGTATACAAAGTGTTGCAAGAGCCTATAGTTTTATGAATTTAAGTACTTTTACCAAACATTTCAAATCATACTTAAACGTACCTCCTAAAGTATATATTCATCAATACAATAAACAAATGTCCTTATGCCAAAGCGATTTAAAGATTAACTTAATAACTCAGGATTATAATAAGTTGCTCACGAATAACCAACAACAAGAGACAACACCCTTACCATATACATTAAATTTAAACACGTCTTGGCAAACTCAATCGTTCCCGATACCAATGACGTTTATCACAATTAAAGATATTGCGACGTTAAGCAAGTTGATACACATTCAAGACGACTATTTTAATTTAACGAACTTCTCTAAACCGCACATATATATAGAACAACTGGCAACAAGCAATCTCACACCTTTCAATATTAAACTAATATTAGCAATTCTACCTAAACTAAAAAGTAAAAATTGTTGCTTGGTATTGCCCATATATTCCATAGCTTTCTATCAATTACTTGAACGACAGTTGTTAAAAATTATAGATAGTAACTGTACTTACTATCCTTACTATAAATCTATTAAATTCGTTATACATGATGATTGTTTATCAGCTACACAACTTGATTCTTTAAAAAGACTTATACGTAAACGATACCCTAATATTAATATAGGTGCTTCGTTAGATAATTATATAAATAAACCTCAAAGTAACTTTGCGTCCACGATTAATTTTGTGCGTGACTCAAATATGGACTTTTATTTTATTAATCAACATTTTGCTACATTAATTTACAAATTAACTCATACTACACAAACTATTAATGGTTGCGAAGCCTTACTTTCTTTCATCAAAGACCTTAAATCATATGCTAAGTTATTAATATTTACACATATTGCTACGGATGACATTAATAATTATTTCAATGCTTATACAGAAATCAATGATGTAAAAATCAGCCGTTTTCTAATAGAATTATCACAACATATAGGAGGTTTCGGCTTCCCTTTATTACAAGAGCACAACACTGATATTGCGGTATTAAATCCATCAACTAGCAGTATGTCACTCATTCATATATACAGCATGCTACTACCGTTTATGGGACAAAACATCCATTTTCATGAATTAGGTCTATTAATGACTAAAGACAATACTTTTGAAATATTATTTTATGATGGCGCTCATACTATAAACGCTTCATCTCAATATCTTATAACGATTAAGCATGAATTCACACAACATTTTCAAGTGTTCAATCGTGTGTTAGGGCCATCATCAAATCTTTTTACTAAACCGCTTGCTAACAATACATCAATAGATACGTTGCAATTGGATAAAATGCTTTTAGATAATTTTAGTAAAGTTAATACGCCAAATGATTACATAAAGGTTCATAAGCATAACGTTCCACTTGAAGTACTAGTGGATAAAGGGTCACTACATTATTTAAAGTTATATACATAA
- a CDS encoding haloacid dehalogenase type II, with product MYKVIVLDVYGTMFDVNSIKDYIEQYDDKHAQEIANLWRKTQLHHAALRQVMQRYIRYDEVTKNALRYALDVYEVKHSREDINKLFDGYLHLDYFKEVPKAFVELKNKNLELAILSNGNDNMLRTLVDNSAISEHIDAIMSVDEVKQYKPSPASYALVLKYYQVKRSDILFVSSNTWDVNGAANFGFDTAWVNRNNEIFDENGAEPTITVNNLNELVKWLEMRK from the coding sequence ATGTATAAAGTAATCGTTTTAGATGTATATGGCACGATGTTTGATGTGAATTCTATTAAAGACTACATTGAACAATATGATGATAAGCATGCTCAAGAAATAGCTAATCTTTGGAGAAAAACACAGTTACACCACGCCGCATTAAGACAAGTAATGCAACGATATATCCGTTATGATGAAGTGACAAAAAACGCTTTGCGTTACGCTTTAGACGTTTATGAAGTTAAGCATAGTAGAGAAGATATTAATAAATTATTCGATGGTTATCTACATTTAGATTATTTTAAAGAAGTACCTAAGGCCTTTGTTGAATTAAAAAATAAAAATTTAGAATTGGCAATATTATCTAACGGCAATGATAATATGTTAAGAACTTTAGTTGATAATTCAGCTATATCTGAACATATCGATGCTATCATGAGTGTTGATGAAGTTAAACAATATAAACCGAGCCCGGCCAGTTATGCGCTTGTATTAAAATATTATCAAGTTAAAAGAAGTGATATTTTATTTGTTTCTTCTAATACATGGGACGTAAATGGTGCAGCGAACTTTGGATTTGATACGGCTTGGGTTAATAGAAATAATGAAATATTTGATGAAAATGGTGCAGAACCAACAATTACGGTGAATAATCTTAATGAATTAGTGAAATGGTTAGAAATGAGAAAATAA
- the srtA gene encoding class A sortase SrtA, with product MKRWTNRAMTVIGVLLILAAIAIFLKPHIENYLQQRHDQQQVTRYDKEHTHQSKATIPKDKSQAAGVLSVPDAKIKTPVYPGPATPAQLKQGVSFAEKDESLNDQNIAIAGHTFTDRAHYQFTNLPAAKKNSKVYFKVGNQTRKYKIVKIYDVKPSDVQVLDEHQGQKNQLTLITCDNYNEQTGEWDDRKIFIAQAI from the coding sequence ATGAAACGATGGACGAATAGAGCCATGACTGTCATTGGGGTTTTGCTTATTTTAGCGGCTATTGCTATTTTCTTAAAGCCTCATATAGAAAATTATCTACAACAACGGCATGATCAGCAACAAGTTACACGATACGATAAGGAACATACACACCAGTCAAAGGCAACAATACCTAAAGATAAATCACAGGCAGCAGGCGTGCTTTCTGTACCCGATGCTAAAATTAAAACGCCGGTTTATCCTGGACCAGCTACACCTGCACAACTCAAGCAAGGTGTAAGTTTTGCAGAAAAAGACGAATCGCTTAATGATCAAAACATTGCCATTGCTGGCCATACTTTTACAGATAGAGCACATTACCAATTTACAAATTTACCAGCAGCCAAAAAAAATAGCAAAGTTTATTTTAAAGTGGGCAACCAGACAAGAAAATATAAAATAGTAAAAATATATGATGTAAAACCTTCTGATGTACAAGTACTCGATGAACATCAAGGACAAAAGAATCAATTAACACTCATAACTTGCGATAATTATAATGAGCAAACTGGTGAATGGGATGATAGAAAAATATTTATTGCTCAAGCAATTTAA
- a CDS encoding N-acetylmannosamine-6-phosphate 2-epimerase has translation MLPQGLIVSCQALPDEPLHSSFIMSKMALAAYEGGAVGIRANTKEDISAIKSVVELPVIGIVKRDYDNSKVFITATSKEVDELIESQCEVIALEATDQERPKETLAELVDYIRVKAPNVEIMADISTIEEAKYAEELGFDYIGTTLRGYTSYTQSHKLYDNDFEFLKSVLETVNTKVIAEGNVITPDMFARVTELGVHCTVVGGAITRPKEITKRFVNELKK, from the coding sequence ATGTTACCTCAGGGACTTATAGTTTCATGCCAAGCTTTACCTGACGAACCTCTACATTCATCTTTTATCATGTCAAAAATGGCATTAGCCGCATACGAAGGTGGAGCGGTAGGAATTAGAGCAAATACGAAAGAAGATATTAGTGCAATTAAATCAGTAGTTGAGTTACCAGTAATTGGTATAGTTAAACGAGACTATGATAATTCAAAAGTATTTATCACAGCGACTTCTAAAGAAGTAGATGAATTAATTGAAAGTCAATGTGAAGTTATAGCACTTGAAGCTACAGATCAAGAACGCCCTAAAGAAACATTAGCTGAATTAGTAGACTATATTAGAGTCAAAGCACCAAACGTAGAAATTATGGCAGATATTTCTACTATCGAAGAAGCAAAATATGCTGAAGAATTAGGTTTTGACTATATAGGTACTACACTCAGAGGTTACACGTCATATACACAAAGTCATAAACTTTATGACAATGATTTTGAATTTTTAAAATCCGTGCTTGAGACAGTAAATACGAAAGTAATCGCTGAAGGTAACGTTATCACGCCTGACATGTTTGCGAGGGTTACAGAATTGGGTGTTCATTGCACTGTTGTGGGCGGCGCAATTACAAGACCTAAAGAAATAACAAAACGCTTTGTTAATGAACTGAAAAAATAA